A section of the Pimelobacter simplex genome encodes:
- a CDS encoding thiamine-phosphate kinase, whose amino-acid sequence MAEAIDPDATVADLGEFGLIGRIGEIVAAGAPGQDVLVGPGDDAAVLRVRKGHVVVSTDVMVEGRHFRRDWAEALDVGHRAAAQNLSDINAMGGRAQWLTVGLATPADLPAQWALDFTRGFAEECAAVGAGLVGGDISRADQLMISVTVLGACTVSPVLRSGAAAGDVLALCGRQGWAAGGLAVLGRGFRSPRVLVEAYRRPEPPYDAGPVAAEAGATAMIDISDGLLAEARHLAEGSGVTIDVETAAFEVPEPLVAVGQALGADPMQFILGGGEDHSLLATFPAGTALPEGWTRIGTVGARGDLPVTVDGGAYDGPTGWTHF is encoded by the coding sequence ATGGCTGAGGCGATCGACCCTGACGCGACGGTGGCGGATCTCGGGGAGTTCGGGCTCATCGGCCGGATCGGCGAGATCGTCGCCGCGGGCGCGCCGGGTCAGGACGTACTCGTCGGGCCCGGGGACGACGCCGCGGTGCTGCGCGTGCGCAAGGGGCACGTGGTGGTCTCCACCGACGTGATGGTCGAGGGCCGGCACTTCCGGCGCGACTGGGCCGAGGCGCTCGACGTCGGGCACCGGGCCGCCGCGCAGAACCTGTCCGACATCAACGCGATGGGCGGGCGGGCGCAGTGGCTGACGGTCGGACTGGCCACGCCCGCCGACCTGCCGGCGCAGTGGGCGCTCGACTTCACCCGCGGCTTCGCCGAGGAGTGCGCCGCCGTCGGTGCCGGGCTCGTCGGCGGGGACATCAGCCGCGCCGACCAGCTGATGATCTCGGTGACCGTCCTCGGCGCGTGCACCGTCTCGCCCGTGCTGCGCTCCGGCGCCGCGGCGGGCGACGTCCTCGCGCTCTGCGGGCGCCAGGGCTGGGCCGCCGGCGGGCTCGCGGTGCTGGGCCGGGGCTTCCGGTCACCCCGGGTGCTGGTCGAGGCCTACCGCCGCCCCGAGCCGCCGTACGACGCCGGGCCGGTCGCCGCCGAGGCGGGCGCGACCGCGATGATCGACATCTCCGACGGCCTGCTCGCCGAGGCCCGGCACCTGGCCGAGGGCTCGGGCGTGACGATCGACGTCGAGACCGCCGCCTTCGAGGTCCCCGAGCCGCTCGTCGCGGTGGGTCAGGCGCTCGGCGCGGACCCGATGCAGTTCATCCTGGGCGGGGGCGAGGACCACTCGCTGCTCGCCACCTTCCCGGCCGGCACCGCGCTGCCCGAGGGCTGGACCCGGATCGGCACGGTCGGCGCCCGCGGGGACCTGCCGGTCACCGTCGACGGCGGGGCGTACGACGGCCCCACCGGCTGGACCCACTTCTGA
- a CDS encoding Lrp/AsnC family transcriptional regulator produces MVVQAYILIQTDVGKAAEVAREVGQISGVTLAEDVTGPYDVIVRAEARNVDELGKLVVSKVQNLEGITRTLTCPVVHI; encoded by the coding sequence ATGGTGGTTCAGGCCTACATCCTCATCCAGACCGACGTCGGCAAGGCCGCGGAGGTAGCACGCGAGGTCGGTCAGATCAGCGGCGTCACGCTCGCCGAGGACGTCACCGGCCCCTACGACGTGATCGTGCGCGCCGAGGCCCGCAACGTCGACGAGCTCGGCAAGCTGGTCGTCTCCAAGGTCCAGAACCTCGAGGGCATCACCCGGACCCTCACCTGCCCCGTCGTCCACATCTGA
- a CDS encoding DUF3515 domain-containing protein: MPHPRRRRLTPLPALLALPVSLALVACGGPVEVDVPKLSAADQTTCDAFLDDLPPTFAEQDRVEIDPSDAPARAYGDPAIVVTCGVGKPKGFDLTSSCEQADGVGYYIPDEQYTDQEADLTLYAAGYRPRIEVAIPASYRPGAVAAAMSVLAPLVSEHLELVEPCDDGG, encoded by the coding sequence GTGCCCCACCCCCGCCGCCGGCGGCTCACGCCGCTCCCGGCTCTCCTCGCCCTGCCCGTCTCCCTCGCCCTGGTCGCCTGCGGCGGCCCGGTCGAGGTCGACGTACCGAAGCTCTCGGCGGCCGACCAGACCACCTGCGACGCCTTCCTCGACGACCTGCCCCCGACCTTCGCCGAGCAGGACCGCGTCGAGATCGACCCGTCCGACGCCCCCGCCCGCGCGTACGGCGACCCGGCGATCGTGGTCACCTGCGGGGTCGGCAAGCCGAAGGGCTTCGACCTGACCTCGTCGTGCGAGCAGGCCGACGGGGTCGGCTACTACATCCCCGACGAGCAGTACACCGACCAGGAGGCCGACCTCACCCTCTATGCCGCGGGCTACCGGCCGCGGATCGAGGTGGCCATCCCCGCGTCGTACCGGCCGGGGGCGGTGGCGGCGGCGATGTCGGTGCTGGCGCCGCTGGTGAGCGAGCACCTCGAGCTGGTCGAGCCCTGCGACGACGGCGGCTGA
- a CDS encoding D-alanine--D-alanine ligase family protein, which yields MNAPTGRRIRVAVVFGGRSSEHAISCVTAGSVLQAIDRDKYDVVPVGIATDGRWVLEADDPQRHRITGPGQLPSVDGDRAPVALAPTDDGTGLVVSEPAETPRALGEVDVVFPLLHGPWGEDGTIQGLFEMSDVRYVGSGVLASAVSMDKAFMKVVLKDAGLPVMPSETVTAREWKADPQAVRERVAELGYPLFVKPARGGSSIGIAKAHTPDEIDAALEGALAHDPKVLVEVSAEGAREVECGVLEALDGGVDTSLPAEIRITGEHEFYDFEAKYLPEEHTELDVPAILPDGVQERMRAMAARAFTAVGCEGLARVDFFLMPDGSLVVNELNTMPGFTPLSMFPQMWAATGLDYGALVDRLLTLALQRETGLR from the coding sequence ATGAACGCTCCCACTGGCCGCCGTATCCGCGTCGCTGTCGTCTTCGGCGGCCGCTCCAGCGAGCACGCCATCTCGTGCGTGACCGCGGGGAGCGTGCTCCAGGCCATCGACCGCGACAAGTACGACGTCGTACCCGTCGGCATCGCGACCGACGGCCGCTGGGTGCTCGAGGCCGACGACCCCCAGCGCCACCGGATCACCGGTCCGGGGCAGCTCCCGTCCGTCGACGGCGACCGCGCCCCCGTCGCGCTCGCCCCGACCGACGACGGCACCGGTCTCGTCGTCAGCGAGCCCGCCGAGACCCCCCGTGCGCTGGGCGAGGTTGACGTCGTGTTCCCGCTCCTGCACGGCCCCTGGGGCGAGGACGGCACCATCCAGGGCCTGTTCGAGATGTCCGACGTCCGCTACGTCGGCTCCGGCGTCCTCGCCTCGGCCGTCAGCATGGACAAGGCGTTCATGAAGGTCGTCCTCAAGGACGCCGGCCTGCCCGTCATGCCGAGCGAGACCGTCACCGCCCGCGAGTGGAAGGCCGACCCCCAGGCCGTCCGCGAGCGCGTCGCCGAGCTCGGCTACCCGCTCTTCGTCAAGCCCGCCCGCGGCGGCTCCAGCATCGGCATCGCCAAGGCCCACACCCCCGACGAGATCGACGCAGCCCTCGAGGGCGCGCTCGCCCACGACCCCAAGGTCCTCGTCGAGGTCTCCGCCGAGGGCGCGCGCGAGGTCGAGTGCGGCGTCCTGGAGGCCCTCGACGGCGGCGTCGACACCAGCCTGCCCGCCGAGATCCGGATCACCGGCGAGCACGAGTTCTACGACTTCGAGGCCAAGTACCTCCCCGAGGAGCACACCGAGCTCGACGTCCCGGCGATCCTGCCCGACGGCGTCCAGGAGCGCATGCGCGCCATGGCCGCCCGCGCCTTCACCGCGGTCGGTTGCGAGGGCCTGGCCCGCGTCGACTTCTTCCTCATGCCCGACGGTTCGCTCGTCGTCAACGAGCTCAACACCATGCCGGGCTTCACACCGCTGTCGATGTTCCCGCAGATGTGGGCCGCGACGGGGCTCGACTACGGCGCCCTGGTCGACCGGCTGCTGACGCTCGCGCTGCAGCGCGAGACCGGGCTGCGCTAG
- a CDS encoding trans-sulfuration enzyme family protein has product MTGPTLRPATLAVTAGRPPHEPDEPLNVPITMTSTYVATGELEYGRFGNPTWTAFEDALGALEGGRALAFASGMAAVTTLLDLVGQGSSVIAPRHAYNGTVAALADAEARGRLRANLVDITDTAAVVQAMHDDEDCAFLWLESPTNPALEIADIPALAAAARELGIRVVVDNTFATPLLQQPLSDGADIVLHSATKYIAGHSDVLMGALVVADDEVHDALKARRSLAGSTPGPFETWLALRGLRTLHVRLERACANAAELARRLAEHPSVAEVRYPGFGAIVAPVLEGGADAGDFLVRATSLWVHATSLGGVESTFERRRRWKLEAATIPEGLVRLSVGIEDVDDLWDDLKQALDRIDA; this is encoded by the coding sequence ATGACCGGCCCCACGTTGCGCCCTGCCACTCTCGCCGTGACCGCCGGACGTCCCCCGCACGAACCCGACGAGCCGCTGAACGTGCCGATCACGATGACATCGACGTACGTCGCGACGGGCGAGCTGGAGTACGGCCGCTTCGGCAACCCCACCTGGACGGCCTTCGAGGACGCCCTCGGCGCGCTGGAGGGCGGCCGGGCACTGGCCTTCGCCTCCGGCATGGCCGCGGTCACCACCCTGCTCGACCTGGTCGGCCAGGGCAGCAGCGTGATCGCGCCCCGGCACGCCTACAACGGCACGGTCGCCGCGCTCGCCGACGCCGAGGCCCGCGGCCGGCTCCGCGCGAACCTCGTCGACATCACCGACACGGCCGCCGTCGTCCAGGCGATGCACGACGACGAGGACTGCGCCTTCCTGTGGCTGGAGTCCCCGACCAACCCGGCGCTCGAGATCGCCGACATCCCGGCCCTGGCCGCGGCCGCGCGCGAGCTGGGCATCCGCGTGGTCGTCGACAACACCTTCGCCACTCCCCTGCTCCAGCAGCCGCTCTCCGACGGCGCGGACATCGTGCTGCACTCGGCCACCAAGTACATCGCCGGCCACAGCGACGTACTGATGGGGGCCCTGGTGGTCGCCGACGACGAGGTGCACGACGCGCTCAAGGCCCGCCGCAGCCTCGCCGGCTCCACCCCGGGCCCCTTCGAGACCTGGCTGGCCCTGCGCGGCCTGCGCACCCTCCACGTCCGCCTGGAGCGCGCCTGCGCCAACGCCGCCGAGCTCGCCCGCCGCCTCGCCGAGCACCCCTCGGTCGCGGAGGTCCGCTACCCGGGCTTCGGCGCCATCGTCGCGCCGGTCCTCGAGGGCGGCGCCGACGCGGGCGACTTCCTGGTCCGCGCCACGTCGCTGTGGGTGCACGCGACGTCGCTGGGCGGCGTGGAGTCGACGTTCGAGCGGCGCCGGCGCTGGAAGCTGGAGGCCGCGACGATCCCCGAGGGGCTGGTCCGGCTCTCGGTCGGCATCGAGGACGTCGACGACCTGTGGGACGACCTCAAGCAGGCGCTCGACCGGATCGACGCCTAG
- a CDS encoding NAD(P)H-dependent glycerol-3-phosphate dehydrogenase: MGGNKVAVLGAGSWGTAFSIVLADAGNDVSVWARREEVAAAINEQHENVDYLPGIELPRTITSTHDPEQALAGADVVVLAVPSQSLRENLPTFLPYIHHDAVLVSLMKGVELGSLKRMSEVVAEVGDISPNRIAVVSGPNLAREIARREPAASVVACADEDVANLLQARVHSPAFRPYTSVDVLGCEFGGAYKNVVALCVGMAVGLGFGDNTTASLITRGLAETARLAMNQGANPLTLMGLAGLGDLVATCSSPLSRNRTFGEKLGQGMSVEQIYASTRQVAEGAKSCSSLRALAAATGVETPIVDAVDEVVLGRLTTAQLMDAFISRDTKAELS, translated from the coding sequence ATGGGTGGCAACAAGGTCGCGGTGCTCGGCGCCGGCTCGTGGGGCACGGCGTTCTCGATCGTCCTCGCCGACGCCGGCAACGACGTCTCGGTGTGGGCCCGCCGCGAGGAGGTCGCCGCGGCGATCAACGAGCAGCACGAGAACGTCGACTACCTGCCGGGCATCGAGCTCCCGCGCACCATCACCTCGACCCACGACCCCGAGCAGGCGCTCGCGGGCGCGGACGTCGTCGTCCTGGCCGTTCCGTCGCAGTCCCTGCGCGAGAACCTGCCGACCTTCCTGCCGTACATCCACCACGACGCCGTCCTCGTCTCGCTGATGAAGGGCGTCGAGCTCGGCTCCCTCAAGCGCATGTCCGAGGTCGTCGCCGAGGTCGGCGACATCAGCCCGAACCGGATCGCCGTCGTCAGCGGCCCCAACCTCGCCCGCGAGATCGCCCGCCGCGAGCCCGCCGCCTCGGTCGTCGCGTGCGCCGACGAGGACGTCGCCAACCTCCTCCAGGCCCGCGTCCACTCGCCCGCCTTCCGCCCGTACACGAGCGTCGACGTCCTCGGCTGCGAGTTCGGCGGCGCCTACAAGAACGTCGTCGCCCTCTGCGTCGGCATGGCCGTCGGCCTCGGCTTCGGCGACAACACCACCGCCTCGCTCATCACCCGCGGCCTCGCCGAGACCGCCCGCCTCGCGATGAACCAGGGCGCCAACCCCCTCACCCTGATGGGCCTGGCCGGCCTCGGCGACCTCGTCGCCACCTGCTCCTCGCCGCTCTCGCGCAACCGCACCTTCGGCGAGAAGCTCGGCCAGGGCATGAGCGTCGAGCAGATCTACGCCTCCACCCGCCAGGTCGCCGAGGGCGCCAAGTCCTGCTCGTCCCTGCGCGCGCTCGCCGCCGCGACCGGCGTCGAGACGCCCATCGTGGACGCCGTCGACGAGGTCGTCCTCGGGCGGCTGACCACGGCGCAGCTGATGGATGCGTTCATCAGCCGCGACACCAAGGCCGAGCTGAGCTGA
- a CDS encoding lysophospholipid acyltransferase family protein: MTVRKLQEKRGWAFNIAVPILKPTLLATTRREWIGGENIPETGGFIIALNHISHADPLTAAHLVYDHGYKPRYLAKSGLFDNKVLGYFLRGAGQIPVKRETKDAVGAYAAAVDAVRAGECVVIYPEATITRDPDMWPMKGKSGAARIALETGCPVIPVGQWGAQEILAPYTKRPHLVPRHKVTMRVGPPVDLADLRAQEPRTSAIVNQATDRIMDAITHQLELVRGETAPAERYDMAVRGDRFKKKKAN, encoded by the coding sequence GTGACGGTTCGGAAGTTGCAGGAGAAGCGGGGCTGGGCCTTCAACATCGCGGTGCCCATCCTCAAGCCCACCCTTCTCGCGACGACCCGGCGTGAGTGGATCGGCGGCGAGAACATCCCCGAGACGGGTGGGTTCATCATCGCGCTCAACCACATCTCCCACGCGGACCCGCTGACGGCCGCGCACCTCGTCTACGACCACGGCTACAAGCCCCGCTACCTCGCGAAGTCGGGGCTCTTCGACAACAAGGTGCTGGGCTACTTCCTGCGCGGTGCCGGGCAGATCCCCGTCAAGCGCGAGACCAAGGACGCCGTGGGCGCCTACGCGGCCGCGGTGGACGCCGTACGGGCGGGGGAGTGCGTGGTCATCTACCCGGAGGCGACGATCACCCGCGACCCCGACATGTGGCCGATGAAGGGCAAGTCCGGTGCCGCGCGGATCGCGCTGGAGACGGGCTGCCCGGTCATCCCCGTGGGTCAGTGGGGAGCGCAGGAGATCCTGGCGCCGTACACGAAGCGGCCGCACCTGGTGCCCCGGCACAAGGTCACCATGCGGGTCGGCCCGCCGGTCGACCTCGCGGACCTGCGCGCCCAGGAGCCGCGCACCTCCGCGATCGTCAACCAGGCCACCGACCGCATCATGGACGCCATCACCCACCAGCTCGAGCTGGTCCGGGGCGAGACCGCGCCGGCGGAGCGCTACGACATGGCCGTGCGCGGCGACCGTTTCAAGAAGAAGAAGGCGAACTGA
- the cofC gene encoding 2-phospho-L-lactate guanylyltransferase, whose amino-acid sequence MFTRSGGFAVLLPVKSPGTGKSRLTSLDPDERARLAAAFATDVVDACLATDGVAGVLVVSDDAAFASSLAARGAEACADPGGGLNAALRHGADVVRRARPDLQPVALCADLPALRPADLASALAFAGAQAGAPCFVRDADETGTTLYTARYDDFDPRFGVDSASAHTSAGARPAPGELRTLRRDVDDADGLADAIAIGLGAASQKVVAP is encoded by the coding sequence GTGTTCACGCGTTCCGGCGGCTTCGCCGTGCTGCTGCCGGTGAAGTCACCCGGCACCGGCAAGTCCCGCCTGACCTCGCTCGACCCCGACGAGCGCGCGCGGTTGGCGGCGGCGTTCGCCACGGACGTGGTCGATGCCTGCCTCGCCACCGACGGTGTCGCCGGGGTCCTGGTGGTCAGCGACGACGCCGCCTTCGCGTCCTCGCTGGCGGCCCGGGGGGCCGAGGCGTGCGCGGATCCCGGCGGCGGCCTCAACGCGGCGCTGCGCCACGGCGCGGACGTCGTACGGCGGGCGCGGCCGGACCTCCAGCCCGTCGCCCTGTGCGCGGACCTGCCGGCGCTGCGTCCCGCCGATCTGGCCTCGGCACTGGCGTTCGCCGGCGCCCAGGCCGGCGCCCCCTGCTTCGTGCGCGATGCCGACGAGACCGGGACCACCCTCTACACCGCGCGGTACGACGACTTCGACCCGCGCTTCGGCGTCGACTCGGCAAGCGCCCACACGAGCGCCGGAGCACGGCCCGCGCCGGGCGAGCTCCGCACCCTGCGGCGCGACGTCGACGACGCCGACGGTCTCGCCGACGCCATCGCGATCGGTCTCGGCGCGGCCTCGCAGAAGGTCGTCGCACCATGA
- a CDS encoding HU family DNA-binding protein, producing the protein MNKSQLIDTLADRFEGSRKDAAHALDAVLDTITRQVAKGEKVAITGFGSFEKAVRNARWVRNPQTGERVKTKKKSVPKFSAGADLKNVVSGAKKLPALPKPAKKAAAPAKKAAASVAKKAAAPAKKAATAAKKAAPAKKAPAKKAPAAKKAAPAKKAPAKKAPAAKKAAPAKKAPAKKAPAAKKAAPAKKAPAKKAPAKKAPAKKAAKKA; encoded by the coding sequence GTGAACAAGTCTCAGTTGATCGACACGCTGGCTGACCGGTTCGAGGGCAGCCGCAAGGACGCGGCCCACGCTCTCGACGCGGTCCTCGACACCATCACGCGCCAGGTCGCCAAGGGCGAGAAGGTCGCCATCACGGGCTTCGGCTCCTTCGAGAAGGCCGTTCGCAACGCCCGTTGGGTCCGCAACCCCCAGACGGGCGAGCGGGTCAAGACCAAGAAGAAGTCGGTTCCGAAGTTCAGCGCCGGCGCCGACCTGAAGAACGTCGTCTCCGGCGCGAAGAAGCTTCCGGCCCTGCCGAAGCCCGCCAAGAAGGCTGCCGCCCCCGCGAAGAAGGCCGCCGCCTCCGTCGCCAAGAAGGCTGCTGCTCCGGCGAAGAAGGCTGCGACCGCCGCCAAGAAGGCCGCCCCGGCCAAGAAGGCTCCGGCCAAGAAGGCTCCTGCCGCGAAGAAGGCGGCTCCGGCCAAGAAGGCGCCCGCGAAGAAGGCTCCCGCCGCGAAGAAGGCGGCTCCGGCCAAGAAGGCGCCCGCGAAGAAGGCTCCCGCTGCCAAGAAGGCCGCTCCGGCCAAGAAGGCTCCGGCCAAGAAGGCCCCCGCCAAGAAGGCTCCGGCCAAGAAGGCCGCGAAGAAGGCCTGA
- a CDS encoding LTA synthase family protein: MSLLVRADRADEEPPEDTADAPDVPAPPREVLRRGFLGSLLAAVVASVLLQASTLGLFSIRWLGDQLIFGVGFYVDTLVIWLFLGLLWAVLGRLWWAIGVVFAIVLAVGVATLVKIQYREEPVYPSDVDFLREPGFLTSMVSPALLVLAVAAIAGVVVGGVLLGRRMARRYPRPRLRDLPRPHAWVLAGSRVLVGVVALLLLAQAGQFNQPGNLWRGMYEARGEHWRYWNQKTNYRSNGFIGGFLFNMPVDAMAEPDDYDDARMDEIADRYERLAARTNAGRTGSLDDTNVVIVLSESFTDPTELEGFDLERDPIPRTRARMAGTTSGHMLSQMYGGGTANMEFETLTGQSLGLFRPQMLSPYQMLVPEHADYPSAVGWFRAQGHDAIAVHPYRVGMYKREQVYERFGFQSFIHDSTIRETDTIDDNPYISDHSAFDEVLAQIDEHDRPLMVNLVTMQNHIPVDGNYDDPIGVSGSDDDKIGQYARGLEHTDEALDEFLDTLEKKREKTIVLFYGDHLPGIYDSDIKHQNTGISLYRTPFFIWSSEPGHNRARTIPTTSPAFFLPLLYDVADAPVPPYLAMLGKLHERVSALQQGRMLDPSGERIEESDLDAKTAQLLADLRLVQFDFSIGGRRALDRLWPGAVAQKP; encoded by the coding sequence GTGTCCCTTCTCGTTCGTGCGGACCGCGCGGACGAGGAGCCCCCTGAGGACACGGCCGATGCACCCGACGTCCCCGCTCCACCGCGCGAGGTGCTCCGGCGCGGCTTCCTCGGGAGCCTCCTCGCCGCGGTGGTCGCCTCGGTCCTCCTCCAGGCCTCGACGCTGGGCCTGTTCAGCATCCGCTGGCTGGGCGACCAGCTGATCTTCGGCGTCGGCTTCTACGTCGACACCCTCGTGATCTGGCTGTTCCTCGGCCTGCTGTGGGCCGTGCTCGGCCGGCTGTGGTGGGCGATCGGCGTGGTGTTCGCGATCGTGCTCGCGGTCGGCGTCGCGACCCTCGTCAAGATCCAGTACCGCGAGGAGCCGGTCTACCCGAGCGACGTCGACTTCCTGCGGGAGCCGGGCTTCCTGACCTCGATGGTGTCGCCGGCGCTGCTGGTGCTGGCCGTCGCCGCGATCGCCGGCGTGGTCGTCGGCGGCGTGCTCCTGGGGCGCCGGATGGCGCGGCGCTACCCGCGGCCGCGGCTGCGCGACCTGCCCCGGCCCCATGCGTGGGTGCTCGCCGGAAGCCGTGTCCTGGTGGGGGTCGTGGCGCTCCTGCTGCTCGCGCAGGCCGGTCAGTTCAACCAGCCGGGCAACCTGTGGCGCGGCATGTACGAGGCGCGCGGCGAGCACTGGCGCTACTGGAACCAGAAGACGAACTACCGCTCCAACGGCTTCATCGGCGGCTTCCTCTTCAACATGCCGGTCGACGCGATGGCCGAGCCCGACGACTACGACGACGCGCGGATGGACGAGATCGCCGATCGCTACGAGCGGTTGGCCGCACGCACCAACGCCGGACGTACCGGCTCCCTCGACGACACCAACGTCGTGATCGTGCTGAGCGAGTCGTTCACCGATCCCACCGAGCTCGAGGGCTTCGACCTCGAGCGCGACCCCATCCCGCGCACCCGGGCGCGGATGGCGGGCACGACGTCGGGCCACATGCTCTCCCAGATGTACGGCGGCGGCACGGCCAACATGGAGTTCGAGACCCTGACCGGCCAGTCCCTGGGGCTGTTCCGGCCGCAGATGCTCTCGCCGTACCAGATGCTCGTGCCCGAGCACGCCGACTATCCCTCGGCCGTGGGCTGGTTCCGGGCCCAGGGACACGACGCCATCGCCGTTCACCCCTACCGGGTGGGGATGTACAAGCGCGAGCAGGTCTACGAGCGCTTCGGCTTCCAGTCGTTCATCCACGACTCGACGATCCGCGAGACCGACACGATCGACGACAACCCCTACATCTCGGACCATTCGGCGTTCGACGAGGTGCTCGCGCAGATCGACGAGCACGATCGTCCGCTGATGGTGAACCTCGTCACGATGCAGAACCACATTCCCGTCGACGGCAATTACGACGATCCGATCGGGGTCTCGGGCAGCGACGACGACAAGATCGGCCAGTACGCACGGGGTCTCGAGCACACCGACGAAGCACTCGACGAGTTCCTCGACACGTTGGAGAAGAAGCGCGAGAAGACCATCGTGCTCTTCTACGGCGACCACCTGCCCGGCATCTACGACTCCGACATCAAGCACCAGAACACCGGGATCTCGCTCTACCGCACGCCTTTCTTCATCTGGAGCAGCGAGCCCGGGCACAACCGCGCACGCACGATCCCGACCACGAGCCCGGCGTTCTTCCTGCCCCTGCTGTACGACGTCGCGGACGCACCGGTGCCGCCGTACCTCGCGATGCTCGGCAAGCTCCACGAACGCGTCAGCGCACTGCAGCAAGGACGCATGCTGGACCCGTCCGGAGAGCGGATCGAGGAGTCCGACCTGGACGCGAAAACCGCTCAACTGCTGGCCGATCTGCGTCTCGTGCAGTTCGACTTCTCGATCGGCGGCCGGCGCGCGCTGGACCGCCTCTGGCCCGGCGCAGTGGCCCAAAAGCCCTGA